CAAAAGGAGATTGCCAGAGAGAAAATGAAGAAAATCGTCGCCAAAAACCTAAACCAAACGGATGCAGAAATCATTTTTGAAGATGGTTTGCCATCGATGATTCCTACGGAAGGGAATTATGCTTTGGCAGAGCAATTGAACCAGCTGAGTCAAGACATGGGTTTGGGACCTGTAGAGCCTGGAGATCCTGGAAGCAGAGGTGCTGGAGACATTTCTTTTGTAGCCAATTACCTGGATTGTCTGGATGGCTTGGGAGCCTCAGGCAAAGGCGCACATGCCCCTGGAGAAACCATCAACATGAATGAATACCCTGCTTTGATCAAGAGAAGCACGTTATTCCTTTACCGCTTAACACGTTAATTCGGAAGACATTACATGCCACGGAAAAAGTCCCGTAAAATCCCTCTCGGATTGATCACCCTTTTGGTTTTAGTATCATTGGGATCCATTTATCTCGTTTATAACACCTGGAAAAAATTACACCATACTCCTTACTTCGCCAATAAACCAGCATCGGAGCAAGAAGCTTTAAAGTTTGATTACATCTTCAAAACCCAAGCGGAAGGCATTTTAGGGATTGACATTTCACATTACCAAGGTAAAATCAACTGGAACATTCTAGAGTTACAGATCAAAGACCGGCCGGTGGAATTTTTTGTTTTCCGGGCAACTATGGGTGATGACCAAGACAAACTTTTTAAAGAATATTGGAAGGCATTGGATACCGCCAAAATAGCTCGAGGTGCCTATCACTATTATCGCCCAAATGAAAATAGCACCAAACAGGCTGAGAATTTTATCAACACGGTAAAATTAAAACCCGGAGACCTCCGCCCTATTTTAGACATTGAGAGAAACTCGACGATTCAGTCCCAAGCCCGCCTGCGAGAGGGAATAAAAAACTGGCTCAACCTAGTAGAAAACCATTTCGGGGTCAAACCCATTCTTTATACCAGTGACACCTTCAACCAACATGTACTTTTAGGGAATGGCTTTGAAGATTATCCTCTTTGGGTAGCAAATTATAACCCCATCCAAGAACCGGAAAGTGACTATTGGGTGATATGGCAGTTTTCAGAAAAAGGCAAAATGAAAGGTATTTCTGAGGATGTAGATTTAAACAT
Above is a window of Algoriphagus machipongonensis DNA encoding:
- a CDS encoding glycoside hydrolase family 25 protein, with product MPRKKSRKIPLGLITLLVLVSLGSIYLVYNTWKKLHHTPYFANKPASEQEALKFDYIFKTQAEGILGIDISHYQGKINWNILELQIKDRPVEFFVFRATMGDDQDKLFKEYWKALDTAKIARGAYHYYRPNENSTKQAENFINTVKLKPGDLRPILDIERNSTIQSQARLREGIKNWLNLVENHFGVKPILYTSDTFNQHVLLGNGFEDYPLWVANYNPIQEPESDYWVIWQFSEKGKMKGISEDVDLNILRGGKTTLDALLLK